In Quercus robur chromosome 10, dhQueRobu3.1, whole genome shotgun sequence, a genomic segment contains:
- the LOC126704063 gene encoding probable CCR4-associated factor 1 homolog 11, with protein MDGVSLPLIVVRQVWKHNLLKEFDLIKIAGMTHRMAAFDTEFSWNTESIELLKSQGINFDKNLKEGIDSADFAALMLKSGLLGNHSASLGLPFMCLLGKRLFDLKHMMKFCDGLFGGLDTVANRLGVEREAGKSHQAGLDTLLTLQTFRKFLDVYFKEKNNGGLRHSGHLLTGMQCVLHGLELNNNHQLNNAGLKLINPFSHGLNVNMCRVLA; from the exons ATGGATGGTGTCTCTCTTCCTCTGATTGTGGTAAGACAGGTGTGGAAACACAATCTTTTAAAGGAGTTTGATCTCATCAAAATTGCAGGGATGACTCATAGAATGGCGGCTTTCGACACTGAATTCAGTTGG AACACAGAATCAATCGAGTTACTCAAAAGCCAGGGAATCAATTTCGACAAGAACTTGAAGGAGGGTATTGACTCTGCTGACTTTGCAGCGTTGATGTTGAAATCTGGGTTGTTAGGCAATCACTCTGCTTCGCTTGGGTTACCTTTCATG TGCTTATTGGGGAAAAGGCTTTTCGACTTGAAGCATATGATGAAGTTCTGTGATGGCCTTTTTGGGGGTTTAGATACGGTAGCTAACAGATTAGGAGTGGAACGCGAGGCTGGGAAGAGTCACCAGGCTGGTTTGGATACCTTGTTGACTCTGCAAACTTTCAGGAAGTTCTTGGATGTATActtcaaagaaaagaacaatGGTGGACTCAGACATAGTGGCCATTTGTTGACAGGGATGCAGTGTGTTCTTCACGGCTTGGAGTTGAATAATAATCATCAATTGAATAATGCTGGCTTGAAGTTGATTAATCCATTTAGTCATGGGTTAAATGTGAATATGTGTAGAGTGTTGGCTTGA